A stretch of the Glycine soja cultivar W05 chromosome 13, ASM419377v2, whole genome shotgun sequence genome encodes the following:
- the LOC114381260 gene encoding small heat shock protein, chloroplastic-like, producing MAHTLSTNLALNLPTSRYVRPSRPTQVKPMKVMMGDAREKLEHVHVPKHNKHHQPLPKNKVAPTPPVGLWDRFPTARTVQEMMETMERMMEDPFAFSTLEWPSSPLPSEGVGGYRRRGRAPWEIKECESEYKMRFDMPGMNKEDVKVWVEEKMLVVKAEKAQKKKQENEIVELQQEKQQEEEEWSAKSYGRYSSRIALPDNVQFENIKAEVKDGMLYITIPKATSYSNILDIQVQ from the exons ATGGCACATACTTTATCCACTAATCTGGCTCTTAACCTTCCCACATCGAGGTATGTTCGTCCCTCGAGACCAACCCAGGTGAAGCCCATGAAGGTCATGATGGGTGATGCAAGAGAAAAGCTAGAACATGTCCATGTGCCTAAACACAACAAGCACCACCAGCCCCTCCCCAAAAACAAAGTTGCTCCTACCCCACCCGTAG GGTTGTGGGATCGATTTCCTACGGCAAGGACAGTGCAAGAGATGATGGAGACGATGGAGAGAATGATGGAGGACCCTTTTGCATTTAGCACACTTGAGTGGCCTTCATCACCCCTTCCAAGTGAGGGAGTGGGAGGGTATCGAAGAAGGGGAAGGGCACCAtgggaaattaaagagtgtgaGAGTGAATACAAGATGAGGTTTGATATGCCTGGGATGAACAAGGAGGATGTGAAGGTGTGGGTGGAGGAGAAGATGCTTGTGGTCAAGGCTGAGAAGGCacaaaagaagaagcaagagaATGAGATTGTGGAATTACAACAAGAAAAGCAGCAAGAAGAGGAGGAATGGTCTGCTAAGAGTTATGGTAGGTATAGCAGTAGGATTGCTTTGCCTGATAATGTGCAGTTTGAGAATATTAAGGCAGAGGTTAAGGATGGTATGCTTTACATAACCATACCCAAGGCTACCAGCTACTCCAACATCCTTGATATCCAAGTTCAATGA
- the LOC114382519 gene encoding protein HHL1, chloroplastic isoform X1, which translates to MEVGMSLNALVRLPLSNSRFHDDAAPMIIRHSLFSSRKQQQQSYKVPQRHQVFVVEAKGKKGMMSRQFQRNAPPPLPKIEDDGNPKFVIFIRMANVYLWYPLSIVSGGTTAKIMVAAKDNFLGKYIYKDTLDRNLAAVIYRDEKEVQKSAFKQYRVLRTATDFRYGYKLVENGNIRAALSTTDVIELPTQDKLKTVLDKVKDFFGDAKESFGKITSLGTTETEESEEDTKEKAKVKG; encoded by the exons ATGGAAGTAGGAATGTCTCTGAACGCGCTGGTTCGTCTTCCTCTCTCGAATTCACGCTTCCACGACGATGCTGCTCCGATGATTATTAGGCACTCTCTGTTTTCGAGCCGAAAGCAACAGCAGCAGAGTTATAAGGTTCCACAGCGTCATCAAGTGTTCGTGGTTGAAGCCAAGGGCAAAAAGGGAATGATGTCTCGTCAATTTCAGCGCAATGCTCCTCCTCCTTTACCCAAGATTGAAGACGATGGCAATCCCAAATTCGTCATCTTCATTCGCATGGCCAAT GTATACCTTTGGTACCCTCTTAGTATCGTATCAGGCGGCACCACTGCTAAAATAATGGTTGCAGCTAAAGATAATTTTCTCGGCAAGTATATCTACAAAGACACTCTTGATAGAAATCTCGCTGCTGTTATCTACAGA GATGAGAAGGAGGTACAGAAATCTGCATTCAAACAGTACCGTGTATTGCGAACAGCTACTGATTTCAGATACGGCTACAAACTTGTT GAGAATGGCAATATAAGAGCTGCACTTTCTACCACTGATGTTATTGAG CTTCCAACACAAGATAAACTAAAAACCGTGCTTGACAAAGTGAAAGACTTTTTTGGAGATGCAAAGGAATCTTTTGGAAAGATAACATCATTGGGCACTACTGAAACAGAGGAGTCAGAGGAAGacacaaaagaaaaagccaA GGTTAAAGGATGA
- the LOC114382519 gene encoding protein HHL1, chloroplastic isoform X2 yields the protein MEVGMSLNALVRLPLSNSRFHDDAAPMIIRHSLFSSRKQQQQSYKVPQRHQVFVVEAKGKKGMMSRQFQRNAPPPLPKIEDDGNPKFVIFIRMANVYLWYPLSIVSGGTTAKIMVAAKDNFLGKYIYKDTLDRNLAAVIYRDEKEVQKSAFKQYRVLRTATDFRYGYKLVENGNIRAALSTTDVIELPTQDKLKTVLDKVKDFFGDAKESFGKITSLGTTETEESEEDTKEKAK from the exons ATGGAAGTAGGAATGTCTCTGAACGCGCTGGTTCGTCTTCCTCTCTCGAATTCACGCTTCCACGACGATGCTGCTCCGATGATTATTAGGCACTCTCTGTTTTCGAGCCGAAAGCAACAGCAGCAGAGTTATAAGGTTCCACAGCGTCATCAAGTGTTCGTGGTTGAAGCCAAGGGCAAAAAGGGAATGATGTCTCGTCAATTTCAGCGCAATGCTCCTCCTCCTTTACCCAAGATTGAAGACGATGGCAATCCCAAATTCGTCATCTTCATTCGCATGGCCAAT GTATACCTTTGGTACCCTCTTAGTATCGTATCAGGCGGCACCACTGCTAAAATAATGGTTGCAGCTAAAGATAATTTTCTCGGCAAGTATATCTACAAAGACACTCTTGATAGAAATCTCGCTGCTGTTATCTACAGA GATGAGAAGGAGGTACAGAAATCTGCATTCAAACAGTACCGTGTATTGCGAACAGCTACTGATTTCAGATACGGCTACAAACTTGTT GAGAATGGCAATATAAGAGCTGCACTTTCTACCACTGATGTTATTGAG CTTCCAACACAAGATAAACTAAAAACCGTGCTTGACAAAGTGAAAGACTTTTTTGGAGATGCAAAGGAATCTTTTGGAAAGATAACATCATTGGGCACTACTGAAACAGAGGAGTCAGAGGAAGacacaaaagaaaaagccaAGTGA
- the LOC114382152 gene encoding serine/threonine protein phosphatase 2A 59 kDa regulatory subunit B' eta isoform-like has protein sequence MFKQIFSKLPRKSSKGSEHGGSGRTHHGVTTSSKSSDSVSVTPGGTKPGNSSSAGQNHGNRVPLPNVVNENNIHNNPNNGNFGSYEALPAFRDVPSSEKPTLFIKKLRMCCVVFDFTDPAKHLKEKEIKRQTLVELVDYVSNANAKFVENMMQEVVKMVSANIFRTLSPQPRENKIVDGVDMDEEEPSMDPAWPHLQIVYELFLRFVASPELDAKLAKRYIDQSFILRLLDLFDSEDPREREYLKMTLHRIYGKFMAHRPFIRKAINNVFFNFIFETEKHNGIAEFLEILGSIINGFALPLKEEHKLFLVRILIPLHKPKCLAMYHQQLSYCITQFVEKDCKLADTIIRGLLKYWPITNSPKEVMFLGELEEVLEATQPPEFQRCMVPLFRRIARCLNSPHFQVAERALFLWNNDHIMSLIKQNRKVILPIIFPALERNARSHWNQAVHGLTLNVRKVFNDVDPDLSKECLQKFEEDESKKSEVIAGREATWKRLEELAAKKAASGEAVLIGKAPTRNSAG, from the exons ATGTTCAAACAGATATTCAGTAAACTCCCTCGGAAGTCATCGAAAGGTTCCGAACACGGTGGAAGTGGGAGAACACATCATGGTGTTACCACTTCTTCGAAGAGCAGTGATTCCGTTAGTGTTACCCCTGGTGGCACCAAACCCGGGAATTCTTCCTCTGCGGGACAGAATCATGGTAACAGAGTTCCGTTACCGAATGTTGTGAATGAGAACAACATTCACAACAACCCCAACAATGGGAATTTTGGTTCCTATGAGGCATTGCCTGCTTTTAGGGATGTTCCCTCTTCTGAGAAGCCAACTTTGTTCATCAAGAAACTTAGGATGTGTTGTGTGGTGTTTGACTTCACTGACCCCGCCAAGCACCTCAAGGAGAAGGAGATTAAGCGGCAGACGTTGGTGGAGCTCGTGGATTATGTGTCTAACGCGAATGCCAAGTTCGTGGAGAATATGATGCAGGAGGTTGTGAAAATGGTGTCTGCAAATATATTCAGGACGCTCAGTCCTCAGCCGCGCGAGAATAAGATTGTTGATGGTGTTGACATGGACGAGGAGGAGCCTTCTATGGATCCTGCCTGGCCTCATTTGCAGATTGTGTATGAGCTTTTTCTGAGGTTTGTGGCGTCTCCCGAGCTGGATGCGAAGTTGGCCAAGAGATACATTGATCAGTCATTCATTTTGAGGCTGCTGGATTTGTTCGACTCTGAGGATCCGAGGGAGCGCGAGTACTTGAAGATGACGCTGCACCGCATCTATGGGAAATTCATGGCACATCGCCCTTTCATCAGGAAGGCCATCAATAAtgtgttctttaattttatttttgagacTGAGAAGCACAATGGGATTGCTGAGTTCCTGGAGATTCTTGGGAGCATCATTAATGGTTTTGCACTGCCATTGAAGGAAGAGCACAAACTGTTTCTTGTTCGTATACTGATTCCGTTGCACAAGCCAAAGTGCTTAGCAATGTATCATCAACAGTTATCTTATTGCATTACCCAATTTGTAGAGAAAGACTGCAAGCTTGCTGATACAATTATTAGGGGATTGTTGAAGTACTGGCCTATAACAAATAGTCCAAAGGAGGTTATGTTCCTGGGTGAGTTGGAAGAAGTCTTGGAAGCAACTCAACCCCCAGAATTTCAGCGTTGTATGGTGCCATTGTTTCGTCGCATTGCACGTTGTTTGAATAGCCCTCATTTTCAG GTGGCAGAGAGAGCCTTGTTCTTGTGGAACAATGATCACATCATGAGCTTGATCAAACAAAACCGAAAAGTGATACTGCCCATCATATTCCCTGCATTGGAGAGAAATGCTAGAAGTCATTGGAACCAAGCTGTCCATGGTTTGACCTTGAATGTGCGGAAGGTTTTTAATGATGTCGATCCCGACCTATCTAAAGAATGTTTACAAAAGTTTGAGGAagatgagtcaaagaaaagtgaAGTCATAGCAGGGCGTGAAGCCACGTGGAAACGCTTGGAGGAGCTTGCTGCAAAGAAAGCTGCAAGTGGTGAAGCAGTGCTTATTGGTAAGGCACCAACTCGCAACTCTGCAGGTTAG
- the LOC114381183 gene encoding uncharacterized protein LOC114381183 has product MSIPKAVAATIRLTVPAGGARPAPPVGPALGQYRLNLMAFCKDFNARTQKYKADTPMAVTITAYKDNTFEFAVKSPPVSWYLKKAAGVESGSSRPGHVTSSSVSVRHVYEIAKAKQSDPYLQNMPLESISKSIIGTANSMGIKIVKDLD; this is encoded by the coding sequence ATGAGCATACCAAAGGCAGTGGCAGCGACGATCCGGCTCACGGTGCCGGCCGGAGGGGCTCGGCCAGCTCCACCGGTTGGACCGGCGCTGGGACAGTACCGGCTGAACCTGATGGCGTTCTGCAAGGACTTCAACGCGCGGACCCAGAAGTACAAGGCGGACACGCCCATGGCCGTCACGATAACGGCGTACAAGGACAACACCTTCGAGTTCGCCGTTAAGTCGCCGCCGGTGTCGTGGTACCTGAAGAAAGCCGCCGGCGTGGAATCCGGCAGCAGCCGGCCCGGTCACGTGACCTCGTCCTCGGTGTCCGTGCGGCACGTGTACGAGATCGCGAAGGCGAAACAGTCAGATCCGTACCTCCAGAACATGCCTCTCGAGTCCATTTCAAAGTCCATCATTGGAACCGCCAACAGCATGGGGATCAAGATCGTCAAGGACCTCGATTGA
- the LOC114381221 gene encoding uncharacterized protein LOC114381221 — MDSGMSWADQWDNNPDPSPASDKDKKGKDGSGKNNKFGKTMLSFKWVKELRKKTQK, encoded by the coding sequence ATGgattccggcatgtcctgggcTGATCAATGGGACAACAACCCAGACCCTTCTCCTGCATCAGACAAAGACAAGAAGGGAAAGGATGGGTCAGGCAAGAACAATAAATTTGGGAAGACTATGCTGAGCTTCAAATGGGTGAAAGAACTCCGCAAGAAAACTCAAAAGTGA